The following are from one region of the Juglans regia cultivar Chandler chromosome 10, Walnut 2.0, whole genome shotgun sequence genome:
- the LOC109008904 gene encoding extradiol ring-cleavage dioxygenase-like, with protein MDTFYISHGAPTLSIDESLPARHFLKAWQDRCLCQRPTSILVVSGHWEATVPTVNVIAGRNETIHDFYNFPEQMYKLKYPAPGAPELAKKVKELLMASGFEHVEEDKTRGLDHGAWVPLMLMYPEADIPVCQLSVQPNRDGSYHYNLGKALAPLKEEGVLIMGSGSATHNLRAPRNCPTPPWALDFDTWLKDALLEGRYKDVNQWEEKAPCAKMAHPWPDHLYPLHVAVGAAGENAKAKLIHHSWHKGGSLSYASYQFTSATV; from the exons ATGGACACGTTCTACATATCCCACGGAGCGCCGACGCTGTCGATAGACGAGTCGCTACCGGCTAGGCATTTCTTGAAAGCATGGCAGGACAGATGTCTCTGCCAGAGGCCGACTTCCATTCTCGTTGTTTCCGGTCACTGGGAGGCGACTGTGCCAACCGTCAACGTCATTGCTGGCCGCAACGAAACCATCCATGATTTCTATAACTTTCCCGAACAAATGTACAAG CTCAAGTACCCGGCACCTGGAGCTCCAGAACTGGCAAAGAAAGTGAAGGAACTGCTCATGGCATCAGGCTTTGAGCATGTTGAAGAAGATAAAACTCGAGGGCTTGACCATGGTGCATGGGTCCCCCTGATGTTAATGTATCCAGAGGCAGATATCCCAGTGTGTCAACTCTCAGTTCAGCCCAATAGGGATGGCTCTTATCACTACAACCTGGGGAAGGCGTTGGCCCCTCTCAAGGAGGAAGGTGTCCTCATCATGGGTTCTGGTAGTGCTACTCATAACTTGAGAGCACCGAGAAACTGTCCCACTCCTCCCTGGGCTTTGGATTTTGATACCTGGCTTAAAGATGCTCTTCTTGAAGGAAG ATACAAAGACGTGAATCAGTGGGAAGAGAAGGCACCATGTGCAAAAATGGCTCACCCATGGCCGGATCATTTATACCCATTACATGTGGCAGTGGGTGCTGCTGGTGAAAATGCAAAGGCAAAACTCATCCACCATAGCTGGCACAAGGGCGGTTCTCTTTCTTATGCCTCTTACCAGTTCACATCTGCTACCGTCTGA
- the LOC109008898 gene encoding ABC transporter I family member 10-like — MNLSTLFRSSAPLLPPPRSTSTSSSRTVATENFSIEGRNLNFSITTRQGNYVPILRDCSLRIPSGQFWMLLGPNGCGKSTLLKILAGLLSPTNGTAYVKGSKSYVFQNPDHQVVMPTVEADVAFGLGKFNLTVDEVRSRVSNALDAVGMSNYLQRSVQTLSGGQKQRVAIAGALAETCKVLLLDELTTFLDENDQVGVIKAVRTCLDSSEEVTALWVTHRLEELEYADGAVYMENGEVVMQGDAARILEFIRTRQSAYIKQINS, encoded by the exons ATGAATCTCTCTACTCTTTTCCGCTCTTCAGCTCCTCTTTTGCCTCCTCCTCGTTCTACTTCTACCTCTTCCTCTAG GACTGTCGCTACTGAGAATTTCTCCATCGAGGGCCGGAATCTGAATTTCTCCATTACTACGAGGCAGGGAAATTATGTGCCGATTCTTCGGGACTGCTCGCTTCGGATTCCTTCCGGACAGTTCTGGATGCTTCTTGGACCCAACGGTTGCGGAAAATCTACCCTCTTGAAG ATTCTGGCTGGTCTTTTGAGTCCAACGAATGGAACTGCGTATGTCAAGGGATCCAAGAGCTACGTTTTCCAAAATCCAGACCATCAG GTTGTGATGCCTACAGTAGAAGCTGATGTGGCATTTGGCCTTGGAAAGTTTAATTTGACCGTTGACGAAGTTAGATCTAGGGTATCTAATGCTTTGGATGCTGTTGGCATGTCTAACTACCTGCAG AGGTCTGTTCAAACTCTCAGTGGTGGACAGAAACAGAGAGTGGCAATTGCTGGTGCTTTAGCTGAAACTTGCAAAGTACTGTTATTGGATGAGCTCACAACATTTTTAGATGAAAACGATCAG GTTGGGGTAATTAAAGCGGTTAGAACTTGTTTGGATAGTTCTGAAGAAGTTACGGCGTTGTGGGTGACCCATCGTTTGGAAGAACTTGAGTATGCAGACGGTGCTGTTTATATGGAAAATGGGGAAGTTGTCATGCAAGGTGATGCAGCAAGAATATTGGAGTTTATCAGAACTAGGCAATCTGCGTACATCAAACAGATCAATTCTTGA
- the LOC109008901 gene encoding mitogen-activated protein kinase kinase kinase 3-like has product MPAWWGRKSSKNKGVQQQQQQQVIYNNPVGTHLNLSKSSISNDNTKGKDKEKPTSFDELFSRNSPRTSKDFGGSSGFLGFDSDSAGRVSHPLPLPSTSSVNDHIPGSTLGLGSGSGSVSSVSSDGSSEDQPVAQENGQFGNFRGHGDIKFIMRSRSPGPGSRGPTSPTSPLNPRLCGLNLESPTGKQEDGKSQSHRLPLPPGSPTSPSALPNTRTSGSMEFTTSTKSQWKKGRLLGRGTFGHVYLGFNSGSGQMCAIKEVRVACDDQTSRECLKQLNQEINLLSQLSHPNIVRYHGSELGEETLSVYLEYVSGGSIHKLLQEYGPFKEPVIQNYTRQLISGLAYLHGRNTVHRDIKGANILVDPNGEIKLADFGMAKHITACASMLSFKGSPYWMAPEVVMNTNGYSLAVDVWSLGCTILEMATSKPPWSQYEGVAAIFKIGNSKDVPEIPEHLSNDAKNFIKWCLQREPSARPTALQLLDHPFIRDQATNRVVNMNVTKDAFPYMFDGSRTPPVLELHSNRTNITSSDRNYATMPVFPTRAMKSPRDSIRAITSLPVSPCSSPLRHYGTGHKSCFLSPPHPTYAIMGQIGKNLNEYSSYTTIRPNATFALEPWQEISPYSIHTPSGSPRTRPI; this is encoded by the exons ATGCCTGCTTGGTGGGGAAGAAAGAGCAGCAAGAACAAAGGAGTacagcagcaacagcagcagcaagTTATATACAACAACCCAGTTGGCACACACCTCAATCTATCCAAATCCTCGATCAGCAATGACAACACCAAGGGCAAGGACAAGGAAAAGCCGACGAGCTTCGACGAGCTCTTCTCGCGTAATTCGCCGCGTACCAGCAAGGACTTCGGCGGCTCCTCCgggtttttgggttttgattcgGACAGCGCTGGGAGGGTAAGTCATCCGCTACCTCTGCCGTCGACTTCGTCCGTGAATGATCATATCCCTGGGTCTACGCTCGGGTTGGGATCCGGGTCGGGCTCGGTTTCGAGCGTGAGCTCCGATGGGTCCTCTGAGGATCAGCCGGTTGCTCAGGAAAATGGTCAATTCGGTAATTTCAG GGGACATGGTGATATCAAGTTCATCATGAGGTCAAGAAGCCCCGGTCCAGGGTCGAGGGGGCCCACAAGCCCCACATCACCTCTTAACCCAAGATTATGTGGCTTAAATTTGGAGTCTCCAACAGGAAAGCAAGAAGACGGGAAGAGTCAATCTCATCGTCTACCTCTTCCTCCAGGTTCTCCTACTAGCCCTTCTGCCTTGCCCAACACAAGAACAAGTGGAAGCATGGAATTCACAACTTCTACAAAGTCCCAGTGGAAGAAAGGAAGGCTTCTGGGAAGGGGGACTTTTGGCCATGTATACCTCGGATTTAATAG TGGAAGCGGGCAAATGTGTGCAATAAAAGAAGTCAGGGTTGCTTGCGATGATCAGACATCAAGAGAATGTCTCAAGCAACTAAACcag GAGATAAATTTGCTCAGTCAGCTTTCACATCCAAACATTGTGCGATACCATGGAAGTGAATTG GGTGAGGAAACACTTTCAGTTTATTTGGAATATGTCTCTGGTGGCTCAATCCATAAATTACTTCAAGAATATGGTCCATTTAAGGAACCTGTTATTCAAAACTATACCAGGCAGCTTATTTCTGGGCTTGCCTACTTACATGGAAGAAATACAGTGCACAG GGACATCAAAGGGGCAAACATTTTGGTAGATCCTAATGGTGAAATCAAGTTGGCAGACTTTGGCATGGCCAAACAT ATAACAGCTTGTGCCTCAATGCTTTCTTTCAAGGGAAGTCCTTACTGGATGGCACCTGAG GTTGTTATGAACACAAATGGATACAGTCTGGCCGTGGATGTTTGGAGCTTGGGATGTACAATTCTTGAAATGGCAACATCTAAGCCACCGTGGAGCCAGTATGAAGGG GTGGCTGCAATATTCAAAATTGGAAACAGCAAAGATGTCCCTGAAATCCCTGAACACCTTTCGAATGATGCAAAGAATTTTATCAAGTGGTGCTTGCAACGAGAACCATCAGCACGGCCTACAGCCTTGCAATTACTAGATCACCCTTTTATTCGAGACCAGGCAACAAATAGAGTAGTAAATATGAATGTGACCAAGGACGCCTTCCCTTACATGTTTGATGGAAGCCGCACACCG CCAGTATTAGAACTCCATTCAAATAGAACGAATATCACTTCAAGTGATAGAAATTATGCAACGATGCCAGTGTTTCCCACAAGAGCTATGAAAAGCCCAAG GGATAGTATCAGAGCGATTACGTCTTTACCTGTATCACCCTGTTCAAGCCCATTGCGACATTATGGAACTGGACACAAGAGCTGTTTCTTATCTCCTCCTCACCCAACTTATGCTATTATGGGACAAATTGGCAAGAACTTGAATGAGTACTCGTCTTATACAACGATTAGACCGAACGCAACATTCGCCCTTGAACCTTGGCAGGAGATCTCCCCATACAGCATTCATACCCCCAGTGGATCACCAAGAACAAGACCTATTTGA
- the LOC109008900 gene encoding NAD(P)H-quinone oxidoreductase subunit O, chloroplastic, producing MALSSMAFTAVLSQSSFSCLSRFPPTSRRNPLRLQSIRAVKAAEPGEEKTTQTKSEEESSSNAQPSTKPSKLPKKPVYSMKKGQIVRVDKEKYLNSVNYLSVGHPPYYKGLDYIYEDRGEVLDLRLFETGEYALIAWVGIPTAPAWLPTDMLIKSDKLDYERM from the exons ATGGCTCTCTCTTCCATGGCTTTCACTGCAGTTCTCTCTCAGAGCTCTTTCTCATGCCTCTCTCGGTTCCCTCCTACCTCAAGAAGAAACCCTCTTCGCTTGCAGTCAATTAGAGCCGTAAAAGCCGCGGAACCAGGTGAGGAAAAGACTACGCAGACAAAGAGCGAAGAAGAGTCTTCCTCTAATGCCCAACCCTCAACAAAACCTTCTAAGCTCCCCAAAAAGCCTGTATATTCGA TGAAGAAAGGTCAGATTGTGAGGGTGGACAAGGAGAAGTATCTCAATAGTGTTAAT TATCTATCTGTTGGGCATCCACCTTATTACAAAGGTTTGGACTACATTTATGAAGACCGTGGTGAG GTCTTGGATCTACGTCTTTTTGAGACGGGAGAGTATGCTCTT ATTGCATGGGTTGGTATCCCAACTGCACCAGCTTGGCTTCCAACAGATATGCTTATCAAG TCGGATAAACTCGATTACGAGAGAATGTGA
- the LOC109008902 gene encoding mitogen-activated protein kinase kinase kinase 3-like: protein MSAWWGRKCSKNKGIQKQQVVYHDSLRTHPLNLSKSSNKNDNTKGKDKETPTSLVNDFDGYSVFSGFDSDSGDRSGHPLPRWSTSFLFWCCCCPTSSVKDHIPGAAVGMGSRSGSFSGVSTSWSSDDQPVSQENGQFGDFRGQGDTKINVRSRSPGQGSSGPTSQTSLIHPRLSDLSLESLTVKQEGRKSQFFHLPLPVSPVSPTILSALPNTNISGGIKSTTSTQSQWKKERLLGRGTFGDVYVGFNSENGNICAIKEVRAGCDDQISRACLKQLNQEINLLSQLSHPNICQYYGSELGEETLSVYMEYVYGGSIHKLLEEYGSFNESAIQNYTWQIISGLAYLHGINTVHRDIKGANILVNVNGEIKLADFGMAKHLTGCFSMLSKPYWKAPEVITNTNGPSLAGDIWSVGCTVLEMATSKPPWGQYEQAAAMFKILNRKDGPEIPEHLSNDARNFIKLCLQRDPTARPTALQLLHHPFIRDQATRIGWQI, encoded by the exons ATGTCTGCTTGGTGGGGAAGAAAGTGCAGCAAGAACAAAGGAATACAGAAGCAGCAAGTTGTATACCACGACTCACTTCGTACCCACCCCCTCAATCTGTCCAAATCATCGAACAAGAACGACAACACCAAGGGCAAGGACAAGGAAACGCCCACGAGCTTAGTCAATGACTTCGACGGCTACTCCGTGTTTTCAGGTTTCGATTCCGACAGCGGCGACAGGAGTGGCCATCCGCTACCTCGGTGGTcgacttcttttcttttctggtgTTGCTGTTGTCCGACTTCGTCCGTGAAGGATCATATCCCCGGGGCTGCGGTCGGGATGGGATCCCGCTCGGGTTCGTTTTCGGGCGTGAGCACTTCTTGGTCCTCCGACGATCAGCCGGTTTCTCAGGAAAATGGGCAATTCGGTGATTTCAG AGGACAAGGTGATACCAAAATAAACGTGAGATCAAGAAGCCCCGGCCAAGGGTCGAGCGGCCCCACAAGCCAAACATCACTTATTCACCCACGATTAAGCGACTTGAGTCTGGAGTCTCTAACAGTAAAGCAAGAAGGCAGGAAGAGTCAATTTTTTCATCTGCCTCTTCCTGTTTCTCCAGTTTCTCCTACTATCCTTTCTGCCTTACCAAACACAAACATAAGTGGAGGCATAAAAAGCACAACTTCTACACAGTCCCAGTGGAAGAAAGAAAGGCTTCTCGGAAGGGGTACTTTTGGGGATGTATACGTTGGATTTAATAG TGAAAATGGGAACATTTGTGCAATAAAAGAAGTCAGGGCCGGTTGTGATGATCAGATATCAAGAGCATGTCTCAAGCAACTGAACCAG GAGATAAATTTGCTCAGTCAGCTTTCACACCCAAACATATGTCAATACTATGGAAGCGAACTG GGCGAGGAAACACTTTCAGTTTATATGGAATATGTCTACGGTGGCTCGATCCATAAATTACTTGAAGAATATGGTTCGTTTAACGAATCTGCCATTCAAAATTATACCTGGCAGATTATTTCTGGGCTTGCCTACTTACATGGAATAAATACAGTGCACAG AGACATCAAAGGGGCAAACATTTTGGTAAATGTTAACGGTGAAATCAAGTTGGCAGACTTTGGCATGGCCAAACAT CTAACAGGTTGTTTCTCAATGCTTTCTAAACCTTACTGGAAGGCGCCTGAG GTTATAACGAACACAAATGGACCCAGTCTTGCTGGGGATATTTGGAGCGTGGGTTGTACAGTTCTTGAAATGGCAACTTCTAAACCACCATGGGGCCAGTATGAACAG GCGGCTGCAatgttcaaaattttaaaccgCAAAGATGGCCCTGAAATTCCTGAACACCTTTCCAATGACGCAAGGAATTTCATCAAGCTGTGCTTGCAGAGAGACCCGACAGCGCGGCCTACTGCCTTGCAACTGCTACATCACCCTTTTATTCGAGACCAGGCAACAAGGATTGGGTGGCAAATATGA